One Tamandua tetradactyla isolate mTamTet1 chromosome 20, mTamTet1.pri, whole genome shotgun sequence DNA segment encodes these proteins:
- the PCYOX1L gene encoding prenylcysteine oxidase 1-like isoform X2: MARAAPLFAPLAVLLVAAASGGDAPPGKIAVVGAGIGGSAVAHFLQQHFGPRVQIDVYEKGTVGGRLATISVNKQHYESGAASFHSLSLHMQGFVKLLGLRPRREVVGRSAIFGGEHFVLEETDWYLLNLFRLWWQYGISFLRLQMWVEEVMEKFMRIYKYQAHGYAFSGVEALLSSLGEAAFINMTQRSVAESLLQVGVTQRFIDDVVSAVLRASYGQSAAMPAFAGAMSLAGAQGSLWSVEGGNKLVCSGLLKLTKANVIHATVTSVTLHGTEGKALYQVGYENEVGSGSDFYDIVVIATPLQLDNSSSNITFEGFSPPIDDVQGSFQTTVVSLVHGYLNSSYFGFPDPKLFPFANILTTDFPNFFCALDNICPVNVSANFRRKQPQEAAVWRVQSPKPLFRTQLKTLFRSYYSVQTAEWQAHPLYGSRTTLPRFALHDQLFYLNALEWAASSVEVMAVAAKNVALLAYNRWYQDLDKIDQKDLMHKVKTEL; the protein is encoded by the exons ATGGCCCGCGCCGCCCCGCTCTTCGCTCCACTGGCCGTGCTCCTCGTGGCCGCCGCTTCAGGCGGAGACGCCCCGCCCGGCAAAATCG CGGTGGTGGGGGCTGGAATCGGGGGCTCTGCCGTGGCCCATTTCCTCCAGCAGCACTTTGGGCCCCGGGTGCAGATCGACGTGTATGAGAAGGGGACTGTGGGCGGCCGCCTGGCCACCATCTCCGTCAACAAGCAGCACTACGAGAGTGGGGCCGCCTCCTTCCACTCCCTGAGCCTACACATGCAGGGCTTCGTCAAGCTGCTGG GGCTGCGGCCCCGGCGCGAGGTGGTGGGCAGGAGTGCCATCTTTGGCGGGGAGCACTTCGTGCTGGAGGAGACCGACTGGTACCTGCTGAACCTGTTCCGCCTGTGGTGGCAGTACGGCATCAGCTTCCTGAGGCTGCAGATGTGGGTGGAGGAGGTCATGGAGAAGTTCATGAG GATCTATAAGTACCAGGCCCATGGCTACGCCTTCTCGGGTGTGGAGGCGCTGCTCTCCTCCCTGGGGGAGGCCGCCTTCATCAACATGACCCAGCGCTCCGTGGCCGAGTCCCTGCTCCAGGTGGGCGTCACGCAGCGCTTCATCGACGACGTTGTCTCCGCCGTCCTGCGGGCCAGCTACGGCCAGTCAGCAGCGATGCCCGCCTTCGCCG GAGCCATGTCGCTGGCCGGAGCCCAAGGCAGCCTGTGGTCTGTGGAAGGAGGCAACAAGCTggtttgttctggtttgctgaaGCTCACCAAGGCCAACGTGATCCACGCCACTGTGACCTCTGTGACCCTGCATGGTACAG aaggaaaagcccTGTACCAGGTGGGATATGAGAATGAGGTGGGCAGCGGCTCCGACTTCTACGACATAGTGGTCATCGCCACCCCCCTGCAGCTGGACAACAGTAGCAGTAACATCACCTTTGAAGGCTTCAGTCCACCTATTGATGACGTCCAGGGCTCCTTCCAGACCACCGTCGTCTCTTTGGTCCATGGCTACCTCAACTCCTCCTACTTTGGTTTCCCCGACCCTAAGCTTTTCCCCTTTGCCAACATCCTTACCACAGATTTCCCCAACTTCTTCTGTGCTCTGGACAACATCTGTCCCGTCAACGTCTCGGCCAACTTCCGGCGGAAGCAGCCCCAGGAGGCCGCCGTTTGGCGAGTGCAATCCCCCAAGCCCCTCTTTCGGACCCAGCTGAAGACCCTGTTCCGTTCCTATTACTCAGTCCAGACAGCCGAGTGGCAGGCCCACCCACTGTACGGCTCCCGCACCACCCTCCCACGGTTTGCACTCCACGACCAGCTCTTCTACCTCAATGCCCTGGAGTGGGCAGCCAGCTCCGTGGAGGTCATGGCCGTGGCTGCCAAGAACGTGGCCCTGCTGGCCTACAACCGCTGGTACCAGGACCTAGATAAGATCGACCAGAAGGATTTGATGCACAAGGTGAAAACGGAACTGTGA
- the PCYOX1L gene encoding prenylcysteine oxidase 1-like isoform X1, which produces MLGVQEMQMSGNHQPRRLLRCALQPLTPLLSLSFPAFPGLLTAVVGAGIGGSAVAHFLQQHFGPRVQIDVYEKGTVGGRLATISVNKQHYESGAASFHSLSLHMQGFVKLLGLRPRREVVGRSAIFGGEHFVLEETDWYLLNLFRLWWQYGISFLRLQMWVEEVMEKFMRIYKYQAHGYAFSGVEALLSSLGEAAFINMTQRSVAESLLQVGVTQRFIDDVVSAVLRASYGQSAAMPAFAGAMSLAGAQGSLWSVEGGNKLVCSGLLKLTKANVIHATVTSVTLHGTEGKALYQVGYENEVGSGSDFYDIVVIATPLQLDNSSSNITFEGFSPPIDDVQGSFQTTVVSLVHGYLNSSYFGFPDPKLFPFANILTTDFPNFFCALDNICPVNVSANFRRKQPQEAAVWRVQSPKPLFRTQLKTLFRSYYSVQTAEWQAHPLYGSRTTLPRFALHDQLFYLNALEWAASSVEVMAVAAKNVALLAYNRWYQDLDKIDQKDLMHKVKTEL; this is translated from the exons ATGTTAGGAGTCCAGGAAATGCAAATGTCTGGGAACCACCAGCCCAGGAGGCTGCTCAGGTGTGCCCTGCAGCCTCTCActcctctgctttctctctccttccctgccttcccGGGCCTGCTGACAGCGGTGGTGGGGGCTGGAATCGGGGGCTCTGCCGTGGCCCATTTCCTCCAGCAGCACTTTGGGCCCCGGGTGCAGATCGACGTGTATGAGAAGGGGACTGTGGGCGGCCGCCTGGCCACCATCTCCGTCAACAAGCAGCACTACGAGAGTGGGGCCGCCTCCTTCCACTCCCTGAGCCTACACATGCAGGGCTTCGTCAAGCTGCTGG GGCTGCGGCCCCGGCGCGAGGTGGTGGGCAGGAGTGCCATCTTTGGCGGGGAGCACTTCGTGCTGGAGGAGACCGACTGGTACCTGCTGAACCTGTTCCGCCTGTGGTGGCAGTACGGCATCAGCTTCCTGAGGCTGCAGATGTGGGTGGAGGAGGTCATGGAGAAGTTCATGAG GATCTATAAGTACCAGGCCCATGGCTACGCCTTCTCGGGTGTGGAGGCGCTGCTCTCCTCCCTGGGGGAGGCCGCCTTCATCAACATGACCCAGCGCTCCGTGGCCGAGTCCCTGCTCCAGGTGGGCGTCACGCAGCGCTTCATCGACGACGTTGTCTCCGCCGTCCTGCGGGCCAGCTACGGCCAGTCAGCAGCGATGCCCGCCTTCGCCG GAGCCATGTCGCTGGCCGGAGCCCAAGGCAGCCTGTGGTCTGTGGAAGGAGGCAACAAGCTggtttgttctggtttgctgaaGCTCACCAAGGCCAACGTGATCCACGCCACTGTGACCTCTGTGACCCTGCATGGTACAG aaggaaaagcccTGTACCAGGTGGGATATGAGAATGAGGTGGGCAGCGGCTCCGACTTCTACGACATAGTGGTCATCGCCACCCCCCTGCAGCTGGACAACAGTAGCAGTAACATCACCTTTGAAGGCTTCAGTCCACCTATTGATGACGTCCAGGGCTCCTTCCAGACCACCGTCGTCTCTTTGGTCCATGGCTACCTCAACTCCTCCTACTTTGGTTTCCCCGACCCTAAGCTTTTCCCCTTTGCCAACATCCTTACCACAGATTTCCCCAACTTCTTCTGTGCTCTGGACAACATCTGTCCCGTCAACGTCTCGGCCAACTTCCGGCGGAAGCAGCCCCAGGAGGCCGCCGTTTGGCGAGTGCAATCCCCCAAGCCCCTCTTTCGGACCCAGCTGAAGACCCTGTTCCGTTCCTATTACTCAGTCCAGACAGCCGAGTGGCAGGCCCACCCACTGTACGGCTCCCGCACCACCCTCCCACGGTTTGCACTCCACGACCAGCTCTTCTACCTCAATGCCCTGGAGTGGGCAGCCAGCTCCGTGGAGGTCATGGCCGTGGCTGCCAAGAACGTGGCCCTGCTGGCCTACAACCGCTGGTACCAGGACCTAGATAAGATCGACCAGAAGGATTTGATGCACAAGGTGAAAACGGAACTGTGA
- the IL17B gene encoding interleukin-17B: MDWPHNLLFLLTISIFLGLGQPRNPKGKRKGQGRPGTLAPGPHQVPLDLVSRAKPYARMEEYERNLGEMVAQLRNSSEPARRKCEVNLQLWLSNKRSLSPWGYSINHDPSRVPADLPEARCLCLGCVNPFTMQEDRSLVSVPVFSQVPVRRRLCPPPPRTGPCRQRAVMETIAVGCTCIF, from the exons ctATTCCTGCTCACCATTTCCATCTTCCTGGGGCTGGGCCAGCCCAGGAACCCCAAAGGCAAAAGGAAGGGGCAAGGACGGCCTGGGACCCTGGCCCCTGGGCCTCACCAGGTGCCACTGGACCTGGTGTCACGGGCAAAGCCATACGCCCGCATGGAGGAGTATGAGAGGAACCTTGGAGAGATGGTGGCCCAGCTGAGGAACAGTTCTGAACCAGCCAGGAGGAAGTGTGAGGTCAACCTGCAGCTGTGGCTGTCCAACAAGAGGAGCCTGTCACCCTGGGGCTACAG CATCAACCATGACCCTAGCCGCGTCCCTGCGGACCTGCCGGAGGCACGGTGCCTGTGCCTGGGCTGCGTGAACCCCTTCACCATGCAGGAGGACCGCAGCCTGGTGAGCGTGCCTGTCTTCAGCCAGGTGCCCGTGCGCCGCCGCCTCTGCCCGCCGCCACCTCGCACCGGACCCTGCCGCCAGCGAGCCGTCATGGAGACCATCGCCGTGGGCTGCACCTGCATCTTCTGA